DNA from Tripterygium wilfordii isolate XIE 37 chromosome 4, ASM1340144v1, whole genome shotgun sequence:
gtccacacgAGAATGTGAATGTTTAGAAAACGACCACGTACTAGACATCTACAGCAATTTCTGTATTAGTTTTCTCCTTGGATTCTGGATTCTCATGTTGCCAAGTGGTGCTTGTCACACATGGCCTGTTAAGTCTTATTCTTGACAAATTCATCATTAATTTCTTAGGCTCCCGGCGGCTACTGATATATTATAGTTATCCGAACTGCTAAGTTGTATGTACATGATTTCACGTCAGTCATATTAGACACGTGAAAcccacaaattcacttgaatcatatGCGTTTAACTTAATCGTTGAGATAACTGTAATCTCAACTGCAAATATTTTATCATTTCCGTTTTAAAATGTACTGCTAGAACTAAACTTCACATCATCTTTCTGTTTTCTCGGATAACACTAAATGTTACAATGATTAGCTGATTTATTATATGCTTATTATGTGTTTGTGTAAATGTCGGTGTGAAACAGAGAGCTAGAaagagttagagagagagagacccatAAGTATCACAGGCCGGGTCCAATCTGCGATATTTATTACTCTGAAtctctgatatatatatatacacctctCTTCCCTCCCTGTCTCTTACCACCCTAAAATCGCTGTCCTTCAGTCTTTCTGCAAAAAATCCCCATCACCTCCCATGTCCTCTTCCTAATCAAACCTGACACTCCCCACGTCATGAGACTTGCCACACTACAAAATCCAGCACCCACAATCCTCCCTTAAATCCCccaaacaaaacccacaaataGTTCATCATATTATGCATCTTAACATGGCCTTTTCTCCCGCACATCATGGTTTCTTGTTCCAATCCCTAGAAGACAACACTGACCACCATCTCCCCTCTCCCACTTCTCTCCCTTCTTGCCCTCCCCAGCTCTTTCATGGTTTGCGCCAATCCTTGTTGTATCAATATGTGTTGTTGCTTAACTTTATTTTAATGGGTGGTTTTCAAATTTTCAGGTGGTGGTGGACCATTAATGATGATGAAGAGATCAATGTCCTTTTCAGGAATTGACAGATGTGATCAAGAGGTATTGCATAATCATAATGGGGATGATGAATTGTCTGATGATGGGTCACAGTTACttggggagaagaagaagagattgaaTATAGAACAAGTGAAGGCTTTAGAGAAGAGCTTTGAATTGGGGAACAAACTTGAGCCAGAGAGGAAAGTGCAGCTAGCTAAGACTTTAGGTCTGCAGCCAAGACAGATTGCTATTTGGTTCCAAAACAGGAGGGCTAGGTGGAAGACTAAACATTTGGAGAAAGAGTATGTGCTCTTGAAGAAACAATTTGATTCACTCAAAGCAGACAATGATGCCCTTCAAGCTCAAAATAAGAAACTCCAAGCTGAGGTAATCAAAATTATACTTTCCATTACATGAATTAGTTTCTAGCCAATATAGACATTAAGAACTGTGTATATCTTGTCGTTCTCAGACCCCGCTTTCACAGCGTGAACCTTTTGTCCTGGATTCTGGTTTTGTACAATTAATAACCTGCAATTTGAATTGGGTTATTGTACAATTATTATTCTTTATTGATGTCAACTAGGTACATAGTTGCAATTATTTTAAAGCTTGAAAGTTCATCTAGAACATGGAGTTGGGGTTTTATTGTATATTCTGCAACTATTTTTTGTCATATGGAGCAGCTATTGGCACTTAAGACTggagaatcaacccttgaagtTAACCTTAAAAGGGAAAATGAGGGTTCTTGGAGCAATGGAAGTGAAAACAGTAGTCCTGATAACAACACTTTGGATCTCACAAGAACACCACAATTGACAAGCAAACATCTCTTCCCAACATCATCAATTAGGCCTACAAGCATCACACAACTCCTCCAAGACTCATCAAGATCAGACCTCCAAATTGTTGA
Protein-coding regions in this window:
- the LOC119997649 gene encoding homeobox-leucine zipper protein HAT7-like is translated as MHLNMAFSPAHHGFLFQSLEDNTDHHLPSPTSLPSCPPQLFHGGGGPLMMMKRSMSFSGIDRCDQEVLHNHNGDDELSDDGSQLLGEKKKRLNIEQVKALEKSFELGNKLEPERKVQLAKTLGLQPRQIAIWFQNRRARWKTKHLEKEYVLLKKQFDSLKADNDALQAQNKKLQAELLALKTGESTLEVNLKRENEGSWSNGSENSSPDNNTLDLTRTPQLTSKHLFPTSSIRPTSITQLLQDSSRSDLQIVEDDHQNFCNMLNAMDEQQQQGYWTWPNQQHQQYH